A single window of Ornithorhynchus anatinus isolate Pmale09 chromosome 3, mOrnAna1.pri.v4, whole genome shotgun sequence DNA harbors:
- the SCGB1C1 gene encoding secretoglobin family 1C member 1: MKLSVAFLCFSLIICCYSGAASGNEFFLDFLQTLLVGSLKELYEGPLSHFKINAAAKRAMAELKSCIDHLEPQNKAELVKLLVLVLEEQDAKS; this comes from the exons ATGAAGCTCTCCGTCGCCTTCTTGTGCTTCTCGCTCATCATCTGCTGCTATTCCG GAGCGGCTTCGGGCAACGAGTTTTTCTTGGACTTCCTTCAAACGCTGCTGGTGGGCAGCCTGAAAGAATTGTACGAGGGGCCGCTGTCCCACTTCAAAATCAACGCCGCCGCCAAGCGGGCAATGGCTGAGCTCAAGTCCTGCATCGATCACCTGGAGCCGCAGAACAAAGCCGAGCTGGTGAAGTTGCTG GTGCTGGTGCTGGAAGAGCAGGACGCCAAATCCTGA